A genomic window from Phocoena sinus isolate mPhoSin1 chromosome 20, mPhoSin1.pri, whole genome shotgun sequence includes:
- the KIF2B gene encoding LOW QUALITY PROTEIN: kinesin-like protein KIF2B (The sequence of the model RefSeq protein was modified relative to this genomic sequence to represent the inferred CDS: inserted 1 base in 1 codon; substituted 6 bases at 6 genomic stop codons), translating into MAGQLCLPVSPRLSSVKPLKPHFRNIQVGICVAIQCSDGQIHLAVVTEVKTQNAWVTVEWVEKGVKKGKKIDLDTIFLLNPALASAEHPMPARVLPSLSLAPSSAIGNXQTATQWIATIPQKNETLSGDSPDVRVPSSLCLMKQKKSPCLREIEKLQRQREKCXRLQLEIXAQRALAVNTGNPNYEIQSMIQECRRRLDCSQLSGPETLEDHHICVCMRRWPLNHRETTMKDLDIIIIPSDKVVMVHESKQKVDLTRYVENHSFCFDHAFDDIASNEWAYQFTAQPLIESIFRKGMATXFAYGQMSSGKTHTTGGAFSGRDQDCSKGIYAMVAQDVFLLLKTSAYEKLDLKVYGTFFEIYGGKVYDLLNWKKTQVLGDGSQQIQVVGLQEQEVCCVEDMLNLVELGNSCQTSGQTSVNAHSSRSHAVFQIILKSXGKLHGKFSLVDLAGNERRVDTANANRKRQLEGAEINKSLLALKXLIRALGQNKSHTPFRASKLTQVLLDSFIGQNSSTCMIATISPGMAPCKNTLNTLRYTNRVKEITLDLRPRHRCLYPTEREVSRMLENHMRNSEMSLQGXEFIKMPCTQSEEEEETKEIKALSSPLMEDTAISWKESSQRPGNNIQEIADGVNCNVDFCIAQLLSILEQKIGILTEIQRKLKLLRADLQKESKHSEARGERSDLK; encoded by the exons ATGGCCGGCCAGTTATGCCTCCCTGTCTCCCCACGCCTCTCTTCCGTGAAGCCCTTGAAGCCGCACTTCAGAAACATCCAAGTGGGCATCTGTGTGGCTATACAGTGCAGCGATGGGCAGATCCACCTGGCGGTGGTCACAGAGGTCAAAACACAAAACGCTTGGGTCACGGTAGAATGGGTTGAAAAAGGAgtcaaaaaaggcaaaaagattgATCTAGATACAATATTCCTGCTGAATCCAGCGCTGGCGTCTGCTGAGCACCCCATGCCGGCCAGGGTGTTGCCCTCCTTGTCTCTAGCGCCCTCTTCGGCCATCGGGAACTAGCAGACGGCCACGCAGTGGATTGCGACGATCCCCCAGAAAAACGAAACGCTCTCAGGGGACAGTCCGGATGTGAGAGTTCCCAGCAGTCTTTGCCTGATGAAGCAGAAGAAGTCTCCCTGCCTACGGGAAATTGAGAAACTGCAAAGGCAGCGAGAGAAGTGCTGACGGCTGCAGCTGGAGATCTGAGCTCAGCGCGCCCTGGCTGTCAACACGGGAAACCCCAACTACGAGATTCAGAGCATGATCCAGGAATGCCGCAGGCGCCTGGACTGCAGCCAGTTGTCGGGCCCGGAGACACTGGAGGACCACCACATCTGCGTCTGCATGAGGAGGTGGCCTCTCAACCATCGGGAGACCACCATGAAGGACCTGGATATCATCATCATCCCCTCGGACAAAGTGGTCATGGTACACGAGTCCAAACAAAAGGTGGACCTTACTCGCTACGTGGAGAACCATTCCTTCTGCTTCGACCATGCCTTCGATGACATCGCCTCCAACGAGTGGGCGTACCAGTTCACTGCCCAGCCACTGATTGAGTCCATCTTCCGCAAGGGCATGGCTACCTGATTTGCCTATGGGCAGATGAGCAGTGGGAAAACACACACCACGGGTGGAGCCTTTTCAGGAAGGGACCAAGATTGTTCTAAAGGCATTTATGCCATGGTGGCACAGGATGTCTTCCTCCTGCTCAAAACTTCTGCTTATGAGAAGCTGGACCTCAAAGTCTATGGCACATTTTTTGAGATTTATGGGGGAAAGGTGTATGACTTGTTGAACTGGAAGAAGACGCAAGTCCTTGGGGATGGCAGTCAGCAAATCCAGGTGGTTGGGCTGCAGGAACAAGAGGTGTGCTGTGTGGAAGACATGCTGAACCTTGTGGAACTTGGGAACAGCTGCCAGACTTCAGGACAGACATCAGTCAATGCCCACTCTTCCAGGAGCCACGCAGTGTTCCAGATCATTTTAAAGTCTTGAGGGAAACTGCATGGTAAGTTTTCCCTTGTTGACTTAGCTGGGAATGAAAGGAGAGTGGATACTGCCAATGCCAACCGGAAGAGACAGCTGGAAGGAGCAGAGATTAACAAGAGTCTCCTCGCACTCAAATAATTAATCCGGGCTTTGGGTCAGAACAAGTCTCATACGCCATTTAGAGCCAGCAAGCTCACACAGGTGCTCCTGGATTCCTTTATAGGCCAGAACTCCTCCACTTGCATGATTGCTACTATCTCTCCAGGGATGGCCCCTTGCAAAAACACCCTCAACACTTTAAGGTATACCAATAGAGTAAAAGAAATAACTCTAGATTTAAGGCCTCGCCATCGTTGTCTTTATCCCACTGAACGTGAGGTGTCAAGGATGTTGGAAAATCACATGAGAAATTCAGAAATGTCCCTTCAAG ACGAATTTATTAAAATGCCTTGTACGCAgagtgaggaggaggaagagactaaagaaatcaaagcactATCCTCTCCACTAATGGAGGATACAGCAATCTCCTGGAAGGAATCAAGCCAACGGCCAGGGAATAACATCCAGGAGATAGCTGATGGGGTAAACTGTAATGTTGATTTTTGCATTGCCCAGTTATTGTCCATTTTGGAGCAGAAAATAGGTATTCTGACTGAGATtcaaaggaaactgaaattatTACGAGCTGACCTTCAAAAGGAGAGCAAGCATAGTGAAGCCAGGGGTGAGAGATCAGACCTGAAATGA